In Edaphobacter paludis, a single window of DNA contains:
- a CDS encoding glycosyltransferase family 9 protein encodes MSSSAKKVLIYRLGSLGDTLVALPALHLTARAFPDAERRMLTNFPVNVKAPPAAAILENSGLVHSYYRYEVGTRSFRELFSLWWQIVRWRPQALVYIGGARGVESARRDASFFRLCGIRRLIGIPMTEDMQQNRREEPGETLEAEGARLARNLSELGDARLDDPQSWDLRLTVEEQARADEVLRPAAGLPVIAVSVGTKVQSKDWGRDNWRTLLAHVAALYPGNALTLSGSPAESEASEFAADGWREAGGGPVINLCGVLTPRESAAAFGHARIFIGHDSGPMHLAAAVQTPCVAIFAARNKPSVWFPYGKQHRVVYHRTDCWGCGLETCIVERKKCITSITVEEVLEQVRAILD; translated from the coding sequence ATGTCCTCATCGGCAAAAAAAGTCCTCATCTACCGCCTTGGTAGTCTCGGCGATACGCTTGTAGCTCTCCCCGCGCTTCATCTCACGGCGCGCGCGTTCCCTGATGCCGAACGCCGCATGTTGACCAACTTCCCCGTCAATGTGAAGGCTCCGCCCGCAGCCGCGATTCTTGAAAACAGCGGGCTCGTCCATAGTTATTATCGGTACGAAGTGGGCACACGCAGCTTTCGCGAACTTTTCTCTTTATGGTGGCAGATCGTTCGCTGGCGTCCCCAGGCTCTCGTCTATATAGGGGGAGCCCGAGGCGTCGAGTCGGCTCGTCGAGATGCGTCCTTCTTCCGGCTCTGCGGGATTCGTCGCCTCATCGGAATACCGATGACTGAAGACATGCAGCAGAATCGCCGTGAGGAGCCTGGGGAGACTCTCGAAGCTGAAGGCGCACGCCTTGCCCGCAATCTTTCCGAGCTTGGCGATGCACGGCTTGACGATCCTCAAAGCTGGGACCTCCGCCTCACCGTCGAAGAACAGGCGCGGGCTGACGAGGTACTGAGGCCCGCTGCGGGACTGCCGGTCATCGCCGTCAGCGTTGGCACAAAGGTTCAGTCCAAGGACTGGGGCCGGGACAATTGGCGCACCCTGCTGGCCCACGTGGCTGCACTCTATCCCGGAAACGCTCTTACCCTGAGCGGTTCGCCGGCGGAGAGTGAGGCCAGCGAGTTCGCGGCCGACGGCTGGCGTGAGGCCGGGGGCGGTCCCGTCATCAATCTCTGTGGCGTCCTCACTCCGCGCGAGAGCGCCGCCGCCTTTGGCCATGCGCGGATTTTCATCGGCCACGACAGCGGCCCCATGCATCTCGCGGCCGCCGTGCAGACCCCGTGCGTCGCAATTTTCGCCGCGCGCAATAAGCCCAGCGTCTGGTTTCCGTACGGCAAACAACATCGCGTCGTCTATCACCGGACCGATTGTTGGGGCTGTGGACTCGAAACCTGCATCGTAGAGCGCAAGAAGTGCATTACCTCTATCACGGTCGAAGAGGTTCTGGAGCAGGTTCGGGCCATTCTCGACTGA
- a CDS encoding GH92 family glycosyl hydrolase — MTEGFKGKSIHPTRRTFLKASGLVALGTALPNEVTAQATETETQRDQAHTSPQSAVDMVNLLQGTNSTMEFSRGNTLPIAALPFGMGHWTLQSHADTPWMFQPGVRRIQGFRCTHQLSPWLDDYGYATFLPFKGDIHLEAGRRASSYDLEAAHLTPYSLQLFLLRYRAHVELVPTERCAVLTAKFDEVETAEAPGLLFDIPDTIGVIQPEPDHHRISFTSKKNAGGVPENFATYYVLEFPGPWESFEVKQIRGHQIGVVRFRAGESIEAKIGTSFISFEQAALNIEKEIGSSSVPALREAGAGRWNEHLHRVEIEGASRDQQRTFYSCMYRALLFPRIWHEPDARGEMHHFSAFNGKVMPGVMYADHGYWDVYRAWYPLMSILFPERLGEILQAWVNAYKEGGWLPQFPSPGYRACMTGSLIDSVFGDAAAKGITGFNLAEAYEGLRKQATVPGDPAKGFGRVGVEDYLKLHYIPANRIAQSMAETVDAAYGDFCIAQVAKALGKQEDYAMFMKRSENWRELFDPKTKFLRGKNEDGSWETPFDPFTWGSPYVEGSAWQHRWDAPQNISGLIDAMGGKAESAAALEQMLTTPPIFNVGVYGAEIHEMSEMAAVPFGQYAQSNQPSHHMLYIFPHAGRPDRTQFWARKVMKELYTPDNFPGDEDTGSMAAWYILSTLGFYQVCPGKPEYTLGSPLFTRATIHLSGNKTFVVEAAGNSPEAVFVRSVSLNGQPHSGQTLEHATIMKGGAVRFNMVTST; from the coding sequence ATGACTGAAGGATTCAAAGGAAAAAGCATTCATCCAACCCGACGCACCTTCCTCAAAGCATCGGGACTGGTTGCGCTTGGCACGGCGCTGCCGAATGAAGTCACCGCTCAAGCCACGGAGACAGAGACGCAGCGCGATCAGGCCCACACGTCGCCGCAAAGCGCCGTGGATATGGTGAACCTGCTGCAGGGAACGAATTCGACCATGGAGTTTTCGCGCGGGAACACGCTTCCGATTGCCGCTCTTCCTTTCGGTATGGGGCACTGGACGCTTCAATCTCATGCCGACACGCCGTGGATGTTTCAGCCGGGCGTGCGTCGCATTCAGGGTTTCCGTTGCACGCATCAGCTAAGCCCATGGCTGGACGATTACGGATATGCCACGTTTCTCCCATTCAAAGGGGATATCCATCTGGAGGCAGGGAGACGGGCTTCCTCGTATGATCTCGAAGCGGCACATCTGACGCCCTATTCGCTGCAGTTATTTCTGCTGCGTTATCGCGCTCATGTGGAGCTGGTGCCAACGGAGCGGTGCGCTGTACTTACCGCGAAGTTCGACGAGGTGGAGACGGCTGAGGCACCCGGCCTGCTCTTCGATATTCCAGATACTATCGGCGTCATTCAGCCAGAACCAGACCATCACAGGATCAGCTTTACTTCGAAGAAAAACGCGGGTGGCGTGCCAGAGAACTTCGCCACGTATTATGTGCTGGAGTTTCCCGGGCCGTGGGAGAGTTTCGAAGTGAAGCAGATCCGAGGACATCAGATCGGAGTCGTTCGCTTCAGGGCGGGTGAAAGTATCGAAGCGAAGATTGGAACTTCGTTTATCTCTTTCGAGCAGGCTGCGCTCAATATAGAGAAGGAGATTGGAAGCAGTTCTGTTCCTGCTCTCAGAGAGGCCGGAGCGGGCCGGTGGAACGAGCACTTGCACCGTGTCGAAATTGAGGGTGCGTCAAGAGATCAGCAACGGACTTTCTACTCCTGCATGTATCGAGCGCTGCTGTTTCCGCGCATCTGGCACGAACCGGACGCACGCGGCGAGATGCATCACTTCAGCGCCTTCAACGGCAAAGTGATGCCGGGGGTTATGTATGCGGACCACGGCTACTGGGATGTGTACCGTGCGTGGTATCCGCTGATGTCCATTCTTTTTCCAGAGCGGCTCGGCGAGATTCTTCAGGCATGGGTCAACGCGTACAAGGAGGGGGGATGGCTTCCTCAGTTTCCATCGCCGGGTTATCGCGCCTGTATGACGGGCAGCCTGATCGATTCTGTCTTTGGGGACGCGGCGGCGAAGGGCATCACCGGCTTCAATCTTGCGGAGGCTTATGAGGGTCTGAGGAAACAGGCGACCGTTCCCGGCGATCCGGCAAAAGGCTTTGGGCGCGTGGGAGTGGAGGACTACCTCAAGCTGCACTACATTCCCGCCAACCGCATTGCACAGTCGATGGCCGAGACCGTCGATGCAGCTTATGGCGACTTCTGTATCGCTCAGGTGGCGAAGGCGCTGGGCAAGCAGGAAGACTACGCAATGTTCATGAAGCGGTCGGAAAACTGGCGCGAGCTCTTTGACCCGAAGACGAAGTTCCTGCGTGGCAAGAATGAGGATGGCTCGTGGGAGACGCCCTTCGATCCCTTCACGTGGGGAAGTCCCTATGTCGAAGGATCCGCCTGGCAGCACCGCTGGGATGCACCACAGAATATATCCGGACTCATCGACGCGATGGGCGGCAAGGCTGAGTCGGCGGCTGCGCTGGAGCAGATGCTGACAACCCCGCCGATCTTCAACGTGGGGGTTTACGGTGCCGAGATCCATGAGATGTCGGAGATGGCTGCTGTTCCGTTTGGCCAGTACGCACAGTCCAACCAGCCGTCGCATCATATGCTCTACATCTTTCCTCATGCCGGACGTCCGGATCGCACGCAGTTCTGGGCACGCAAGGTGATGAAGGAACTGTATACGCCGGATAATTTCCCTGGCGATGAAGATACGGGTTCCATGGCGGCCTGGTACATCCTGAGTACCCTCGGCTTCTATCAGGTCTGCCCAGGCAAGCCGGAGTACACCCTGGGAAGTCCTCTCTTCACGCGAGCGACCATTCATCTTTCAGGGAACAAGACCTTTGTCGTGGAGGCGGCTGGAAATAGCCCGGAAGCAGTTTTTGTTCGCAGCGTTTCGCTGAATGGCCAGCCACACTCCGGCCAAACTCTGGAGCACGCGACCATCATGAAAGGTGGGGCTGTGCGATTCAATATGGTGACAAGCACATAG
- a CDS encoding tetratricopeptide repeat protein, whose translation MTQAKTVSAATSPSTKRPRTLAGVVPAPNDAARTQALAHYEAALRLMQDGKYDKAHAAFDKMLAAGPGDLGDRIRMYINACLLQVNKGKASFKSNEERYDYAVSLLNDGHYEDAREEFKTILKQDEKADYAFYGLAVLASMTGDSHTCLEHLTEAIRQNPKNRIQARGDSDFQDMADDPRFTELLYPEV comes from the coding sequence ATGACTCAGGCAAAGACTGTATCGGCAGCTACTTCCCCTTCTACAAAACGTCCTCGAACCCTGGCTGGTGTCGTCCCTGCACCGAACGACGCTGCACGTACGCAGGCGCTCGCCCACTACGAAGCTGCATTGCGGCTAATGCAGGATGGTAAGTACGACAAAGCTCATGCCGCCTTCGACAAGATGTTGGCAGCCGGTCCAGGCGACCTGGGCGACCGGATCCGCATGTACATCAATGCCTGCCTGTTACAGGTAAACAAGGGTAAGGCCAGCTTCAAGAGCAACGAAGAGCGCTACGACTACGCCGTCTCCCTACTGAACGACGGGCACTATGAGGATGCGCGTGAAGAGTTCAAGACGATTCTGAAGCAGGACGAAAAGGCCGACTATGCATTTTACGGTCTGGCCGTGCTGGCCAGTATGACCGGTGACTCTCACACCTGCCTGGAGCATCTCACCGAGGCCATCCGGCAGAACCCGAAGAACCGCATTCAGGCGCGAGGCGACTCCGACTTCCAGGACATGGCAGACGATCCCCGGTTTACCGAGCTGCTTTATCCCGAGGTATAA
- a CDS encoding DUF4254 domain-containing protein — MDRNEGGLEMLSAYSLTEMQDQKTQTWHGSEEAIEGKSLMALAMAQHRANFDLWHEEDKARDPGATDADIAAVKHQIDRLNQRRNDLVEKIDELLLIQAGAQNPTAPLNSETPGLMIDRLSILALKIFHTREETRRESATEVHRQKNLARLAVLEEQRSDLAGCLDALWSEVLAGTRRFKLYRQMKMYNDPELNPVLYTHR; from the coding sequence GTGGATAGAAATGAAGGTGGTCTGGAAATGCTAAGTGCTTATTCACTGACGGAGATGCAGGACCAAAAGACGCAGACTTGGCACGGATCCGAAGAAGCGATCGAGGGCAAAAGTCTGATGGCGCTGGCCATGGCTCAGCACCGGGCCAACTTCGATCTTTGGCACGAGGAAGACAAGGCGCGCGATCCAGGCGCGACGGATGCCGACATCGCAGCGGTCAAACATCAGATTGACCGGCTGAATCAGCGGCGCAATGATCTGGTGGAGAAGATAGATGAACTGCTCCTGATACAGGCGGGAGCCCAAAACCCAACCGCTCCGCTCAACTCGGAGACGCCGGGACTAATGATCGACCGGCTTTCAATACTGGCGTTGAAGATCTTTCACACCCGCGAAGAGACGCGGCGCGAGTCGGCGACAGAGGTGCACCGGCAGAAAAATTTGGCGCGGCTTGCGGTACTCGAAGAGCAGCGCAGTGATCTTGCAGGGTGCCTCGATGCTCTATGGTCAGAGGTGCTAGCCGGGACACGTCGGTTCAAGCTCTACCGGCAGATGAAGATGTATAACGATCCCGAATTGAATCCCGTACTCTATACACACAGGTGA
- a CDS encoding gluconeogenesis factor YvcK family protein: MQLSNPDGPKELRVVAMGGGTGLSTLLRGLKCYVPMRDRRKRPRTPELTESPGLPCKDARWMIRELSAVVTVTDDGGSSGRLREDFKMLPPGDVRNCMVALSEDEHLLSKLFQFRFDQGELEGHSFGNLFVAALSHITGDFAQAVQMSSQILAIRGKIFPATNTNVTLAAQMDDGSVVRGETNITASKRRIVELMLEPATAHPLPETLEAIAHADLITLGPGSLYTSLIPNLLVSGVPEALAASPATKVFVCNLMTQANESLGLSASQHIEKILQHAGPTKSPLFDYALINTAPISAERLEQYAREGQEPIEADLERIRALGVEPLTGNFVHEGDVLRHDYDRVAETLLGLRALAIA, encoded by the coding sequence ATGCAGTTGTCGAATCCGGATGGACCAAAAGAGCTTCGAGTCGTCGCCATGGGCGGAGGGACCGGACTGTCGACACTTCTACGCGGTCTGAAGTGCTACGTCCCCATGCGAGATCGACGAAAGAGGCCGCGAACACCCGAGCTGACAGAAAGCCCCGGCTTGCCTTGTAAGGACGCACGCTGGATGATCCGCGAGCTTTCCGCGGTCGTGACCGTGACAGATGACGGCGGCTCCTCCGGGCGGCTGCGCGAGGACTTCAAGATGCTGCCGCCGGGCGACGTGCGCAACTGCATGGTCGCGCTCTCCGAAGACGAACACCTCCTCTCGAAGCTGTTCCAGTTCCGTTTCGACCAGGGGGAGCTGGAGGGGCATAGCTTCGGCAATCTCTTTGTCGCTGCCCTCTCGCACATCACCGGAGACTTCGCGCAGGCCGTTCAGATGTCGTCGCAGATCCTGGCGATCCGGGGAAAGATCTTTCCCGCAACCAACACCAACGTTACCCTTGCTGCACAAATGGACGACGGATCAGTGGTACGGGGCGAGACGAACATTACCGCCAGCAAGCGGCGCATTGTGGAACTGATGCTCGAGCCCGCGACCGCCCATCCTCTACCCGAGACGCTCGAGGCAATTGCCCATGCAGACCTGATTACGCTGGGACCGGGATCGCTGTACACCTCGCTCATCCCCAACCTGCTGGTCAGCGGTGTGCCCGAGGCGCTGGCAGCCTCCCCGGCAACTAAGGTATTTGTCTGCAACCTCATGACGCAGGCGAACGAGTCGCTGGGACTGTCGGCCTCGCAACACATCGAAAAGATCCTGCAACATGCGGGACCCACGAAATCGCCGCTCTTCGATTATGCGTTGATCAATACGGCCCCGATCTCTGCGGAGCGTCTGGAGCAGTATGCACGCGAAGGCCAGGAGCCGATTGAAGCCGATCTGGAGCGAATAAGGGCGCTCGGAGTTGAGCCGTTGACCGGCAACTTCGTGCATGAGGGAGACGTGCTCCGACACGACTATGACCGCGTGGCGGAGACTCTGCTCGGTCTGCGGGCATTGGCTATTGCCTGA
- the hldE gene encoding bifunctional D-glycero-beta-D-manno-heptose-7-phosphate kinase/D-glycero-beta-D-manno-heptose 1-phosphate adenylyltransferase HldE, giving the protein MLPELHSVLNLLEGGFSQIKVLVIGDIMLDRYIHGDVDRISPEAPVPVIRHAQRYERAGGAANVAMNLAGLGCHAILSGFWGSDMEQSELAAILDRAGVDTVGVVSSSLPTISKTRIVGRNQQLLRLDIESREAPPEIELRRLIDRATELVSKVHAVVLSDYAKGALTTQLCAAVINAARIAKIPILADPKTPDFSKYTGATTVCPNLGELSLATGVSGHQTDAILDAAQELIAEHDFQFLTVTMSEKGIALVRRDSKYHSPARAREVFDVSGAGDTVIATLAACLAGGLQIETAVELANLAAGIVVGKVGTVPIARHELVAALTPSSGVTAGEKILDLDHAKIRVAEWRASGETIVFTNGCFDLLHVGHITLLEDCRRFGSKLVLGLNADDSICRLKGPSRPIVGERERARVMAALAAVDAVVLFEEDTPLELIRALKPNVLVKGGDYTVETVVGHEDVIAAGGRVEIVPTVEGFSTSNIVKKLTAPNGTSEEN; this is encoded by the coding sequence ATGTTGCCCGAACTGCACTCCGTTCTAAACCTGCTCGAAGGCGGCTTCAGCCAGATCAAGGTATTGGTAATAGGCGACATCATGCTCGACCGCTACATTCATGGCGACGTCGACCGCATCTCTCCCGAGGCGCCTGTGCCGGTCATTCGCCATGCTCAGCGCTACGAGCGCGCCGGTGGCGCCGCCAATGTGGCGATGAACCTGGCCGGCCTGGGTTGCCATGCGATTCTGAGCGGCTTCTGGGGTAGTGACATGGAGCAGAGCGAGCTTGCTGCCATTCTTGACCGCGCCGGAGTGGATACCGTAGGCGTCGTCTCGAGCAGCCTGCCCACCATCTCCAAGACTCGCATCGTTGGCCGGAACCAGCAACTTCTGCGGCTCGATATCGAAAGCCGGGAAGCTCCGCCTGAAATTGAGTTGAGACGGCTTATCGACCGCGCGACGGAGCTGGTGAGCAAAGTCCACGCCGTGGTCCTCTCTGATTATGCAAAGGGTGCGCTCACGACCCAGCTTTGCGCTGCGGTCATTAACGCCGCTCGCATCGCAAAGATTCCCATTCTGGCCGACCCCAAGACTCCTGATTTCAGCAAATACACTGGCGCCACCACCGTCTGCCCGAACCTCGGCGAACTCTCGCTTGCCACGGGCGTCTCCGGGCACCAGACCGATGCGATCCTCGATGCCGCGCAGGAGCTGATAGCCGAACATGACTTTCAGTTTCTGACCGTCACCATGAGCGAGAAGGGAATTGCTCTGGTTCGCCGCGACAGTAAATATCACTCTCCGGCTCGGGCGCGTGAGGTCTTCGATGTCTCGGGTGCAGGGGATACTGTGATTGCCACGCTCGCTGCCTGCCTCGCTGGCGGGCTTCAGATAGAGACGGCTGTCGAACTCGCTAATCTCGCCGCCGGAATTGTCGTCGGCAAGGTGGGGACCGTGCCGATTGCACGACACGAACTGGTGGCGGCGCTTACTCCAAGCTCCGGGGTAACTGCGGGGGAAAAAATCCTCGATCTGGACCACGCCAAGATACGCGTGGCAGAGTGGCGTGCCTCGGGCGAGACTATCGTCTTCACCAATGGTTGCTTCGATCTGCTGCACGTGGGCCACATTACGCTGCTCGAGGACTGCCGCCGCTTCGGCTCCAAGCTTGTTCTCGGTCTGAATGCAGATGACTCGATCTGCCGACTAAAAGGCCCTTCGCGCCCTATTGTGGGCGAACGGGAACGGGCGCGCGTCATGGCGGCGCTTGCTGCTGTCGATGCCGTCGTTCTCTTTGAAGAGGACACGCCGCTCGAGCTGATCCGTGCGCTTAAACCGAATGTTCTGGTTAAGGGCGGCGACTACACCGTTGAGACCGTCGTCGGCCATGAGGACGTCATCGCTGCTGGTGGGCGGGTCGAAATCGTGCCTACCGTCGAAGGCTTCTCCACTAGTAATATCGTGAAAAAACTTACCGCACCCAACGGAACCAGCGAGGAGAACTAA
- a CDS encoding c-type cytochrome, with product MMRNLAVAVIVAAAIGSTCYRDAPVPVYAAAVTHKARMQDWPVYGGQSGENHYSSLSQINRGNVKKLAMAWKFDTGEKGSIQTNPVIVGRVLYAFTPAHEVIALDAATGKLLWKFNSGVKGDQPTRGVAYWTDGKNSQIFAGIMNYLYALDPATGKPIESFGEGGRIDLRKDLRGDYQLQSVVLTSPGVIYKDVIIVGGRNPETAPAPPGDIRAFDVRTGALRWRFHTIPHPGEPGYETWPKDAWKSAGAANNWAGMTLDAKRGIVYVPTGSAVPDFYGGNRLGDDLFADTLLALDAETGKLIWHFQGVHHDLWDRDFPAAPVLITLKRNGKSIDALAQTTKQGWLFVFDRTTGKPLFPIEERHYPASDVPGEVSSPTQPYPLAPAPYARELLTADMLTDRTPEAHAWAVEQFRTLRSGGPFVPFEVNKATVVFPSFDGGAEWGGPAVDPTTGVLYVNANDIATTGMLVANNPTADLGARTYRSQCAVCHGINRTGSPPAFPSLIDVESRLTPAEISDTIHHGKGRMPTFPNLQDDTLTALLKYLRTGKSNEAENSVAGGKKELSHEEIATGRATTSGGQDSAGARVYASHCAVCHGDQREGITPSFPSLVGVGQRLSPQQITQTIRDGKGRMPSFTTLPDEQLNTLLEYLRGPQPATEVESASSGPDWMRYLFTGYNKFYDPDGYPAVAPPWGTLNAIDLNTGKYLWKLPLGYYPELAAKGMGHTGSENYGGPVVTKGGLVFIAATIFDNRIRAFDSRNGKLLWQAQLPFAGVATPSTYMVDGKQYIVIGTSGARNLKGPQGGAYVAFALP from the coding sequence ATGATGCGGAACCTGGCGGTCGCAGTAATCGTTGCAGCGGCAATTGGATCGACCTGTTACCGGGACGCGCCTGTCCCTGTGTACGCGGCGGCCGTGACGCATAAGGCGCGCATGCAGGACTGGCCAGTTTACGGCGGCCAGAGTGGGGAGAACCACTATTCCAGCCTTTCGCAGATCAATCGCGGCAATGTGAAAAAGCTGGCAATGGCGTGGAAGTTTGATACCGGGGAAAAGGGTAGTATCCAAACCAATCCGGTGATTGTGGGGCGTGTGCTCTATGCTTTCACGCCTGCGCACGAGGTCATTGCTCTGGATGCGGCGACGGGCAAGCTGCTCTGGAAGTTCAATTCCGGAGTCAAAGGCGATCAGCCTACGCGCGGTGTGGCGTATTGGACAGACGGTAAGAACAGTCAGATCTTTGCAGGAATCATGAATTACCTGTATGCCCTTGATCCGGCGACAGGCAAGCCGATCGAAAGCTTTGGAGAAGGCGGTCGAATCGACCTGAGAAAAGATCTGCGCGGGGACTACCAATTGCAGTCGGTTGTTCTTACCAGTCCCGGCGTCATTTACAAAGACGTCATTATTGTTGGCGGGCGCAATCCAGAGACGGCGCCCGCGCCTCCCGGTGATATCCGCGCATTCGACGTCCGTACCGGGGCTCTACGTTGGCGGTTCCATACGATCCCGCATCCGGGTGAGCCAGGATACGAAACCTGGCCAAAGGATGCATGGAAGAGCGCCGGCGCTGCCAACAACTGGGCCGGCATGACGCTCGACGCGAAACGTGGCATCGTGTACGTACCGACCGGGTCTGCGGTACCGGATTTTTATGGTGGCAACAGGTTGGGCGACGATCTGTTTGCCGACACGCTGCTCGCTCTCGATGCGGAGACAGGCAAGCTGATCTGGCACTTTCAGGGTGTGCACCATGACCTGTGGGACCGCGATTTTCCTGCTGCGCCTGTGCTGATCACCCTGAAGCGAAATGGTAAAAGCATCGATGCGCTGGCGCAGACCACCAAACAGGGCTGGCTGTTTGTATTCGACCGAACGACGGGAAAGCCGCTTTTCCCGATCGAGGAACGACATTATCCAGCCAGCGATGTGCCGGGTGAGGTGAGTTCGCCGACGCAGCCTTATCCGCTGGCGCCCGCGCCCTATGCCAGGGAGTTACTGACCGCGGACATGCTAACCGACCGCACACCTGAAGCGCATGCCTGGGCGGTGGAGCAGTTCCGCACTTTGCGGAGTGGAGGACCGTTCGTTCCGTTTGAGGTGAACAAGGCGACAGTCGTTTTTCCAAGCTTCGATGGCGGCGCGGAGTGGGGCGGTCCTGCCGTCGATCCGACGACAGGTGTTCTCTATGTAAATGCCAATGATATTGCGACGACGGGAATGCTGGTGGCGAACAATCCTACCGCTGACCTGGGCGCGCGGACCTATCGAAGCCAATGTGCTGTGTGCCATGGCATCAATCGCACAGGTTCTCCTCCGGCATTTCCTTCTTTGATTGATGTAGAGAGCAGGCTTACGCCAGCAGAAATTTCGGATACCATTCATCACGGCAAAGGAAGGATGCCGACGTTTCCAAACCTCCAGGACGACACGCTGACGGCGTTGCTGAAGTATCTGCGGACGGGCAAGAGCAACGAAGCTGAGAACAGCGTAGCTGGCGGCAAGAAAGAGTTGTCGCACGAAGAGATCGCGACTGGAAGAGCGACGACCTCTGGTGGGCAGGACTCCGCAGGCGCGAGGGTATACGCAAGCCACTGCGCCGTTTGTCATGGGGATCAGCGAGAGGGAATTACACCGTCCTTCCCATCGTTGGTTGGGGTGGGGCAGCGACTCAGCCCGCAACAAATCACGCAAACGATTCGCGACGGGAAGGGCCGAATGCCGTCCTTTACCACGTTGCCTGATGAACAACTCAACACCCTGCTCGAATATCTTCGCGGTCCTCAACCCGCTACGGAGGTCGAATCTGCCAGCTCCGGGCCCGATTGGATGAGGTATTTGTTCACGGGCTATAACAAGTTCTATGACCCCGATGGTTATCCGGCGGTGGCTCCGCCCTGGGGAACGTTGAACGCTATCGACCTGAACACTGGGAAATACCTTTGGAAGCTGCCTCTTGGGTATTACCCGGAACTTGCCGCCAAAGGCATGGGCCACACTGGATCTGAAAACTATGGCGGCCCGGTTGTGACGAAGGGCGGTCTGGTGTTTATTGCGGCGACAATCTTTGACAACAGGATTCGAGCTTTCGATAGCCGCAATGGAAAGCTCCTATGGCAAGCTCAGCTTCCATTCGCGGGTGTCGCCACGCCCTCGACTTACATGGTGGATGGCAAGCAGTACATTGTCATCGGCACCAGTGGGGCGAGGAACCTAAAAGGGCCACAGGGCGGCGCCTATGTGGCATTCGCATTACCGTAG
- the rfaD gene encoding ADP-glyceromanno-heptose 6-epimerase: MIIVTGGAGFIGSNIVHQLNRAGERDILVVDNLAPSPNLSGPKFLNLAGAEYADYMDKKEFRAALRSGDFEGAKVRAILHQGACSNTLEDDGRYMMDNNFTYSKELLHFALEHKIPFVYASTAAVYGASTEFKEVPANERPLNVYGYSKLVFDNYLRRLLPEVKSTVVGLRYFNVYGPREQHKGRMASVIHHFTRQLKDTGTIRMFEGSGGYDNGEQRRDFVFVKDLARINMFFGGLLPDSPRKPTRAIVNAGTGEARTFKAVAEALMQVHGPGKIEYIPFPGDLKNRYQHYTQADVAGLRAACYSAPFTTLEDGIKQTFAEEPAL; this comes from the coding sequence GTGATTATCGTAACCGGCGGAGCAGGCTTTATTGGCAGCAACATCGTTCACCAGCTTAACCGCGCCGGCGAGCGCGATATTTTAGTCGTCGACAATCTCGCGCCTTCGCCGAACCTCAGCGGGCCGAAGTTCCTCAACCTCGCGGGTGCTGAGTATGCCGATTACATGGACAAGAAGGAGTTCCGTGCCGCGCTCCGGTCGGGTGACTTCGAAGGCGCAAAAGTCCGCGCCATCCTGCATCAGGGGGCCTGCTCCAACACACTGGAAGATGATGGCCGCTACATGATGGACAACAACTTCACCTACTCCAAGGAGCTGTTGCACTTCGCGCTGGAGCACAAGATTCCCTTTGTCTATGCCTCGACTGCAGCCGTTTACGGCGCCAGTACTGAGTTCAAGGAAGTTCCAGCGAACGAGCGCCCGCTCAATGTCTACGGCTATTCAAAGCTGGTCTTCGACAACTATCTGCGTCGTCTGTTGCCGGAGGTCAAGAGCACAGTCGTCGGTCTTCGTTACTTCAATGTCTATGGACCACGTGAGCAGCACAAGGGCCGCATGGCCAGCGTGATCCATCATTTCACTCGTCAGCTCAAGGACACGGGGACGATTCGCATGTTTGAAGGCTCTGGCGGTTACGACAATGGCGAGCAGCGGCGCGACTTCGTCTTCGTGAAGGACCTTGCGCGTATCAATATGTTCTTTGGCGGCCTGCTGCCCGATAGTCCCCGCAAGCCCACTCGCGCTATCGTGAACGCCGGAACCGGGGAAGCTCGCACCTTTAAGGCAGTGGCGGAAGCGCTCATGCAGGTCCACGGGCCGGGCAAGATCGAGTACATTCCATTTCCGGGCGATCTTAAAAACCGTTATCAGCACTATACTCAGGCGGATGTGGCTGGGCTTCGCGCAGCTTGCTATTCCGCTCCTTTCACCACGTTGGAAGATGGCATCAAGCAAACATTCGCTGAAGAACCTGCTCTGTAA